A single genomic interval of Rosistilla ulvae harbors:
- a CDS encoding esterase family protein — MRARITSIVWLIAVCGAGLAAGANDDLITPAMEDGSPAAGRRVRQVAAEYAGTNVHHALYLPVDWKPGGRYPVIVEYTGNKFPPSHSTGQVKDANLGYGISGGEGFIWVVMPCVAVGGQENAVTWWGDRQATVDYCKTNLPRVCAEFGGDLENLFICGFSRGAIAASYIGLADDEIASFWKGMFTHDHFDGERQWNYPDSDRESALQRLARLRGRPVLVSSTRASAIRDNYLIDHRDLAAFTFLDVPTKQLFAIPEGPYRHPHMDLWMHRESRYRQRARQWLKLALR, encoded by the coding sequence TTGCGTGCACGGATTACGTCCATCGTTTGGCTCATCGCGGTCTGCGGTGCCGGCTTGGCAGCGGGAGCAAACGACGATCTGATCACTCCTGCGATGGAAGACGGTTCACCCGCGGCTGGTAGACGAGTCCGCCAAGTCGCCGCGGAATATGCTGGCACAAACGTCCATCACGCTTTGTACCTGCCCGTCGATTGGAAGCCCGGCGGCCGATATCCGGTGATCGTCGAATACACCGGCAACAAATTCCCGCCGTCGCATTCCACCGGGCAAGTGAAAGATGCGAACCTCGGATATGGGATCAGCGGTGGCGAAGGATTCATCTGGGTAGTCATGCCCTGCGTCGCAGTCGGCGGGCAAGAGAACGCGGTGACCTGGTGGGGCGATCGCCAGGCGACGGTCGACTACTGCAAGACGAACCTGCCTCGCGTGTGCGCTGAATTCGGCGGCGACCTCGAAAACTTGTTCATCTGCGGATTCTCACGCGGCGCGATCGCGGCTAGCTACATCGGACTCGCCGATGATGAAATCGCCAGCTTCTGGAAAGGGATGTTCACCCACGACCACTTTGACGGCGAGCGGCAATGGAATTATCCCGACAGCGACCGCGAATCGGCGCTGCAGCGATTGGCCCGCCTCCGCGGCCGCCCCGTTTTAGTCAGCAGCACGCGGGCCAGCGCGATCCGCGACAACTACTTGATCGATCATCGCGATCTAGCGGCGTTCACGTTCCTCGACGTGCCGACCAAACAATTGTTCGCGATCCCCGAAGGTCCCTATCGGCATCCACACATGGACCTTTGGATGCACCGCGAGAGTCGCTATCGACAGCGGGCCCGCCAGTGGCTGAAGCTTGCATTACGGTAG
- a CDS encoding EF-hand domain-containing protein — MFSRQALIGSLACLLAIIASDGWSQPPFGRGGGDRGGDRGDRGGDRGGRGGRGGGDPSSFIDRLDRNGNGMIDTDEMQGPAKYMIDRMARENPKIDSSKPISLDALKQGFEKMRGQRDSGRGSDRGSDRDRGRDRDQERREVDEAMEVDQLVMGFEPEAPADPVPGFGSVGELFAVRVTPGDERTAAERMGRYDRNKNGYLDKEEMSGNWFGNPLDFDRNGDGRLSPAELAVRYARRRVAEEEVKEERSRRESKREPEKKPASDEDPFGGRKSYRRIAAESDAGLPGWFNERDSNRDGQVMMAEYASVWNDDLISDFFKFDLNSDGVITASECYSAVESGVSPGSSVSSSSSPSSRSESAMTSTTSKPAATGSGAALDPKYVGYAKRIIERSDKNKDGVLTAAEWKDMLLDISPADANKDARITVEEYASWLKAKSTR; from the coding sequence ATGTTCTCTCGACAAGCTCTCATCGGTTCGTTGGCTTGCCTGCTCGCCATCATCGCCTCCGACGGATGGTCTCAACCGCCGTTTGGTCGAGGCGGTGGCGATCGTGGTGGGGACCGCGGTGATCGAGGTGGTGACCGCGGCGGACGTGGTGGCCGAGGCGGCGGCGATCCCTCCAGCTTCATCGACCGGCTCGATCGCAACGGCAACGGGATGATCGATACCGATGAAATGCAGGGCCCTGCGAAATACATGATCGACCGGATGGCTCGCGAGAATCCCAAGATCGATTCGTCCAAACCGATTTCGTTGGACGCGTTAAAACAGGGCTTTGAAAAGATGCGCGGCCAGCGTGATTCGGGGCGTGGCAGCGACCGTGGCAGCGATCGCGATCGCGGAAGAGACCGCGACCAAGAACGCCGCGAAGTCGATGAGGCGATGGAAGTCGATCAGCTGGTGATGGGGTTCGAACCCGAAGCTCCCGCCGATCCCGTGCCAGGATTTGGTAGCGTGGGCGAATTATTTGCCGTCCGCGTGACTCCCGGCGATGAACGGACCGCGGCCGAACGGATGGGACGCTACGACCGCAACAAAAACGGCTACCTCGACAAAGAGGAGATGAGCGGAAACTGGTTCGGCAATCCGCTGGACTTCGACCGCAACGGCGACGGCCGCCTTTCCCCCGCGGAACTTGCCGTTCGCTACGCCCGCCGACGCGTGGCCGAAGAGGAGGTGAAGGAGGAACGAAGTCGCAGGGAATCGAAGCGCGAACCGGAAAAGAAACCGGCCAGCGACGAAGATCCCTTCGGCGGCCGGAAATCCTATCGCCGGATCGCTGCCGAATCCGATGCCGGCCTGCCCGGCTGGTTCAATGAACGCGATAGCAATCGCGACGGGCAAGTCATGATGGCCGAATACGCTTCGGTCTGGAACGACGATCTGATCAGCGACTTCTTCAAATTCGACCTCAATTCCGATGGCGTGATCACCGCCAGCGAATGTTACAGCGCCGTCGAATCGGGAGTGTCGCCAGGGAGCAGCGTCTCCAGCAGTTCCAGCCCGTCGTCCCGTTCGGAGTCCGCGATGACGTCGACCACCAGCAAACCTGCCGCCACTGGTTCCGGCGCCGCGTTGGATCCCAAATATGTCGGCTATGCCAAACGGATCATCGAACGCAGCGACAAGAACAAAGACGGCGTGCTGACGGCGGCGGAATGGAAGGACATGCTGTTGGACATCTCCCCCGCAGACGCCAACAAAGACGCCCGGATCACCGTCGAAGAATATGCCAGCTGGTTGAAGGCGAAGTCGACGCGTTAG